From Xenopus laevis strain J_2021 chromosome 7L, Xenopus_laevis_v10.1, whole genome shotgun sequence, one genomic window encodes:
- the LOC121395553 gene encoding interleukin-18-like, with amino-acid sequence MASYHCCPKICLEDEVDGFRLDKFSQPTATNLKNCMQHLLTFVHDVEPFAIFLPDENTEEHQAIFLLHKYRENCQHQNGLAVVFSKCSDNKMYVLCSSSCGEISFKEREIPNNIQSQASECIFYQRTFSDGSSSLRFESSVKKNFYLACEETESFQKLILKYCPPGNLDETIAMYISILPNYK; translated from the exons ATGGCAAGTTATCATTGCTGTCCTAAAATTTGTCTGGAAG ATGAAGTAGATGGGTTCAGGTTGGACAAATTCTCACAACCAACAGCAACAAACCTGAAAAACTGCATGCAACATCTGCTTACTTTTGTTCATGACGTAGAACCTTTTGCCATCTTTTTACCAGATGAAAATACTGAAG aacacCAGGCCATATTTTTGCTGCATAAATATAGAGAGAACTGTCAGCATCAAAATGGGTTAGCTGTAGTCTTCAGCAAGTGTTCTGACAACAAGATGTACGTCTTGTGTTCTTCAAGTTGTGGGGAAATAAGCTTTAAG GAAAGAGAAATACCAAATAACATACAGTCTCAAGCGAGTGAATGCATATTCTACCAGAGGACATTTTCAGATGGCAGTTCTTCTCTGCGGTTTGAGTCATCAGTGAAAAAGAACTTTTATCTGGCTTGTGAAGAGACAGAGAGTTTTCAGAAACTCATTTTAAAGTACTGCCCCCCTGGTAACTTGGATGAAACGATAGCAATGTATATAAGTATCTTGCCAAACTACAAATGA